Part of the Verrucomicrobiota bacterium genome is shown below.
ACTCGATTTCAGAGCCAAGCAAGTATCTCCAGGCAAGTATACCGAGGAAGGGGCTGATATCCCTGAGGGCTGGGAAGGAGTAGATATTGGACCTAAAACTGTAGAACTTTATGAAAAAGAAATTTCTAAAGCCGCGCTCGTCGTATGGAATGGTCCTATGGGAGTATTTGAAATTGCTGACTGTTCAAAAGGAACTTTTGCTATTGCTGATGCCATTGTGGCAAATACTCAATGTACTTCTATTATTGGTGGAGGGGACTCAGCCAAGGCTGTAAAAAAGGCTGGTTTAGCCGACAAAGTATCCTTCGTTTCAACAGGTGGTGGTGCCTCTCTAGAATTCTTAGAAGGTAAAGCACTTCCTGGTGTAGAAGCTATTCAGGATAAACCATCTGTCGGTGTCTAATTATTTATTAAGTGCTAATTTAAGATCATGAGTTATCGTAGAAAAATAGTCGCAGGAAATTGGAAAATGAACAAAACGGCTACTGAGGCCAAGGATTTTGTTGCAGACCTTCTGAATGCACTAGGCCAGTATAGCGACAATGATGTAGAGACGATCATCTGCCCTCCATTTGTTTGTTTACCAGCCTGCTTCGAAGTTCTAGAAGGGTCCAGCACCATTATAATGGGGGCACAAGATATGAGTGCTCAAAAAGGTGGTGCTTATACTGGCGAAATATCAGCGGAAATGCTAAAGGATCTATACTGTCGTTACGTTATTCTTGGCCACTCTGAGAGGCGCCAGTATAACGGTGAGACAGATGCTCTTGTTAATGAAAAGACCAAGATCGCGTTTGCTAACAAAATACGCCCTATCGTTTGTGTTGGAGAAACTCTAGAGCAGCGTGAAGCTGGTAAAACAAAAAGTGCGGTGACCTCTCAAGTTAATAACTCTCTTGCGGACCTTAGCCCCGAGCAATGGTCTGAAATGGTCATCGCCTATGAGCCTATTTGGGCTATTGGAACAGGCAAAACGGCCACGGCAACCCAAGCTCAGGAAGTGCATGAACTGATTCGAGGTTTGATTGCGAAAAATGCTGATGACAGTATAGCAGATAAGGCCCGTATTCTTTATGGAGGAAGTGTGAAGCCTGATAACTCTAAAGAGCTTATGAGCCAGGATGACATTGATGGCGCTTTGGTGGGTGGTGCTAGCCTGCAAGTGGACTCATTTGTCTCTATCGTGGAAGCTGCTTGCGAAGATTTCGAATAACTGATACCTTTCCCGGCTTATGATTATCAATTTCTTTATCTATGCCGTCTTAGCCGTCTTCGTTGTATGTAGCGTTCTGCTCGTACTCGTTGTCCTGATGCAACGACCACGCAACGAGGGTCTTGGAACCGCATTCGGCGGAGGCGTAACGGATACGGTTTTCGGAGCTCAAACTTCTGACGTTCTTACAAAACTAACTATTTGGCTTGGAGGCATCTTCTTTGTTTGTACGCTTGGCTTGGCTATTCTTTATTCACAACAAGCTTCGAGTGATATCAAGGAACAACTTTTAGCCGAGCCTGAAACAACGGCGGTACCTGAAACTGATGAAGAAGCCTCCGACAAAGAATTAGCCGAAGCTGAAGACACTCAGGCTAAAGAAGAGTCTTCACCGGCTGACGAGGAACAATCAACAGACGACTCTGAAGCTACACCCGCTGTGAGTTCAGATGCCTCAGCAACTGAATCGGAAGCAAGTGCAGAGGCTACTGATACGCAGGCTGAAGAAACTTCAGAAAAGACTAATTAAAACCTCAGGACCGGGCCCTTGTTGCTAGAACTCGTATTGCTCCTTTTATGACTAAAAAAGAGCGTGCGGAGTTTGTGTCTAATCGGTTGCAAGAGCTTTATCCAGAAACTCCCATACCTCTCTACCACGAGGACGCCTACACACTGCTTATTTCGGTGCTTTTGTCGGCACAGTGCACAGATGCAAGAGTCAATCTTACTACTCCTGCACTCTTTGCTTTAGCAAATAAACCGCAAGAAATGATCAAACTATCTGTTGCTAAAAT
Proteins encoded:
- the secG gene encoding preprotein translocase subunit SecG; this encodes MIINFFIYAVLAVFVVCSVLLVLVVLMQRPRNEGLGTAFGGGVTDTVFGAQTSDVLTKLTIWLGGIFFVCTLGLAILYSQQASSDIKEQLLAEPETTAVPETDEEASDKELAEAEDTQAKEESSPADEEQSTDDSEATPAVSSDASATESEASAEATDTQAEETSEKTN
- the tpiA gene encoding triose-phosphate isomerase, whose translation is MSYRRKIVAGNWKMNKTATEAKDFVADLLNALGQYSDNDVETIICPPFVCLPACFEVLEGSSTIIMGAQDMSAQKGGAYTGEISAEMLKDLYCRYVILGHSERRQYNGETDALVNEKTKIAFANKIRPIVCVGETLEQREAGKTKSAVTSQVNNSLADLSPEQWSEMVIAYEPIWAIGTGKTATATQAQEVHELIRGLIAKNADDSIADKARILYGGSVKPDNSKELMSQDDIDGALVGGASLQVDSFVSIVEAACEDFE